The Burkholderiales bacterium genomic interval CCCCGGCCCATGACCACCGTGTGGACGGCAAACCCCCGCTCCCGGGCCCGGGCCGCCAGACGCGCGCCGGGTGGGGTGACGACGGCGGTTTCGATCCCCTGGCTGCGCAGATATTCCATTTCCAACAGCGTGCGGTTCTCCTGGCCGCCCCAACCCAGCGAGGATTCCGTGTGCCACACTTTCATGCCGGGAGCGCACCCATTTCCAACTGCACGCGGTAGAGCCGCGCATACACCCCGTTCGCGGCCAGCAGTTCGTTGTGGGTGCCGGTTTCGACGATGCGGCCGGCTTCCAGCACGACGATGCGGTCGGCCTTTTCGATGGTGGAAAGGCGGTGGGCGATGACCAGGGTGGTGCGGTCCTTCATGAGTTCCTCCAGCGCCGCCTGCACGTGGCGTTCCGATTGGGTGTCGAGCGCCGAGGTGGCCTCGTCCAGGATGAGGATGGGGGCGTTTTTAAGCAGCGCGCGGGCGATGGCGATGCGCTGGCGCTGGCCGCCGGAGAGCTTGACGCCATTTTCCCCCACCAAGGTGGCGAAACCCTGGGGCAGTTGCTCGATGAATTCCAGGGCATGGGCGGCGCGCGCGGCGGCGCGGATTTCCGCCTCACTCACTTGCGAAAGCCGCCCGTAGGCGATGTTGGCGGCGACGGTGTCGTTGAACAGCACCACGTCCTGGGAGA includes:
- a CDS encoding ATP-binding cassette domain-containing protein, whose product is LVNLLPRFYEPTSGRILIDGIDIAEIRLADLRAQIALVSQDVVLFNDTVAANIAYGRLSQVSEAEIRAAARAAHALEFIEQLPQGFATLVGENGVKLSGGQRQRIAIARALLKNAPILILDEATSALDTQSERHVQAALEELMKDRTTLVIAHRLSTIEKADRIVVLEAGRIVETGTHNELLAANGVYARLYRVQLEMGALPA